tatagattttatatttttatataaaaactattattattattatttgtttaaagaaGTGAAGAAGGTAAGTGCCATTAGGAGACTACAAGAAGGTCTATGTGGATAAGTTAACATCGATGATAAGTCACACTTTATTATTTGGTATCTTGAAGAGTCATGAAAGTTAAAGCCCAAGACATCCTCAAATTTCACCCTTTCCAGCTTAAGCTACCTTAAACAGGAAAACTTTGATGAGCCTAAGCTTCCTTTTATATCAGAGGTTTGGACATGTGTCTGGGGCTACTTTATATTAGAGAAATGTGGGCATCTAGAGctacaaaactatttttcttttgatgcGATAGAGCTACAAAACTATAATATCTACGTCCATGTTTTAGCATCAGCTGCCTCGTCAATTGAAATGGTGTGATCCCCCTTTCCTTAACTCTTTCATGGTGGttggattttattttcctctaTCTGAAGTTATTCAGCCCATTTCTTAATAGTTTTGCTCCCCGAAATCCCCAGTCAACCCTTATTCCATCACTATAGCTATTTCAATCTCCTTTCAATTTGTAAGGTCTTTTGTAATCTCTCTATTGGGCTCcccttttgtaatttcataccATCAACAGAATCATTTGCCTTCTTAAGATTGAGTATAGACCAGGCCATTCACAGGGTAGACTTTCTTATACTTACTCGTTCTGCCCTCCCAGTTAGGGATGGGTTTAAAACTTTTGTCCTGAAACAAATTCGTTTTGATTATCAGAAATAGTATCCTGAATCACTCTACTTGTTAGTTTGGCTAATACCTGATCACTTTATATATGGCAATGACCAATCTTGCTGTACTGTTcctgttgttttttctttattccatttttctaaacatGGGCTTTATTGGTGTTCCTGcagggagagagaaaaatttcTGTTTTGGTTTGCATTTCTCTTGCGTTCACTATTCATGTTATTGGTGTGTACTGGTGGTATCAGAATGATGACCTTTTATATCCGTTGATCATGTGTCCTCCCAGAGCGATTCCTCCTTTCTGGCATgctattttcatcattatgGTGAATGGTAACCTTCTGTTAAAGTTTTTACTGATTATTAGTGTATGTTCACCGATCATAATCTATACATGTTATATTGACAAAGAAGTGCTTTTACTAACTATGCTAGACTGCCTAGTCacataattttcttcaaattatttattttctcaaattttctctgactgatagttatttatttattttaattggagACTTAAAACACTTcattcaataaacaaaaaacaaaagaggaTAACCTAACTGGCAAAGGCCAAGGGTTAAAGAAACACTTTCCTATCAAATTAAAGTGtaacaattataaaaagacTTCTGTTGACTACACTACACCAGTTGAAAGCCTTAAACTTTACAAGATCAGAAAagtataaaaagaattgacttagtatttttttttaattttctagaTCTACTTGCTTAAAAATGAATACTGCATTTATGTCAGTATCTTACTAGTTACTActgattaaattgtttttagttaTGCCTTTTAGTTTTGCTTTCTAATTTATGAAAGTAAATCACAAACGATTTTTTTGGTAACTAATTAGgttaaatatatgattttgtgTTGGTTTCTCAGACACTTTGGTCCGTCAGGCAGTGATGGTGGTCAAGTGTGTTCTATTGATGTATTACAAGAACAGTAGAGGTCGCAATTATCGTAAACAGGTGGGATAACATAGAAGTTGGCTCTTTTGTATACTTCATGAAAGACTTCTTTTGGATTCAGTAACAAATATCCTTTTATTGAGCTCATTGtttatttctctttaaaaaaagtggCAAATTTAGAATTTGCAAATGTTTTGTCAGTCTGTGAGTATGCACCTAAAATCCACAGTTTCTCCAGGGTCAAATGCTAACTTTGGTCGAATATTTGCTACTACTGTACCGTGCCTTATTGCCTACTCCTGTTTGGTATCgtttcttcttgaacaaaGAGTATGGGAGTCTATTTTCGTCACTATTGACGGGACTATACTTAACTTTCAAACTCACATCTGTTGTTGAAAAGGTAAGTTTTCTATTACTTTTTGAACTCATTTTTACTATTATATTCTGTCACCAGATGGTCTCTCTGTTATCTCCCTTCCCTGtctcacttttctttttgatgtGGAATTCAGGTGCAATCCTTCTTTGCTGCTTTGAAAGCACTGTCACGTAAAGAGGTGCATTATGGGGCATATGCAACATCAGAGCAGGTAAATTGAATCTCATTTATGCCTTTCTCCAGTCGACTAAACTTTTTTACTGCAGGATGCcatttatattttccttttaatgcattttattttacttttctggGAATCCTTGAGTGTCTTTGCTGCATCTTAACTCATCTCAGGACGTTTGCATTTAACGAAATATTGCAAGCATCTTAAATTTGTAGgtttattttcatgaaaaaaaaaaaaaaaaaatcaattgagTTTCGATAACGCAACCATGGATTCAGTTTTAAGCCATAAAAGCTGTTTTGTGGGATATTTGTTTGGAAGGAAAGCAAAAAACTTTTTAGGAAAGACCCTTGGGGGTGGAATGAAAAGTCTTGCAGGTTTGTGGACTGCAATCCTAGGTTCTCTTTGTATTTAGTCTTATAATGTATTCTCTTCTAGACTTTGTtggtttgtttatttgtttttctttgtgtgTTCTCTTTGGATGAGGGATTGAACCATCAATTTTTGAATGGTAATATGTTCTTTGACCACTTGAGTTCTATGCTCATGTTGGTGTCATCCCTTCTAGTTGGGGGCGACTTTCATCATAATTTTGGTCGTTTTCTCTCCTTCAGTAGTCTGTACTCTGTAGTGGTTCCTTCAAACTTTTCCTATAGGCAGATTGGTTGCTGGcgaatttgtaatttttttaaaaatgataataacaacaacaataataacaataatagaataataatatcaataataaaaataacaacaagaataacaacaacaagaataataataagaataagaataacaacaacaacaacaacaacaaaaaggaaCAGAACAAAATATCCTTGACATCTAACTTGTTATTTGCCTAATTCAGGTCAGCGCAGCAGGTGATTTGTGTGCTATTTGCCAAGAGAAGATGCATGCTCCTATCCTTCTCCGATGTAAACACATATTTTGTGAAGATTGTGTATCAGAATGGTATGTTTATTGCATGAAATTCTCCCATGCTTCATACTCTCACAATCTATATGTTGTACTGATCATTTGCTAAGAGGTTGATTTCAATTTCAGTAATCCAGCACTAAAGGTTTCCTCATCTTATGGTGTGGAGCCTTAAAGTTCGACCATTTGTGATTTCCAATGGTTAAACTATCGCATTTCtggttttttcaatgtgtGAAACACAACTTACTTACTAATAGTGTTCAATTGTCGAATGTTATAGACATAGCTTAGTGGATGAGAAATTCTGCGGAGTTGGGACTTGATAACAAGGGTAATATGGTAATTAGTGGGGGTAGTTTTTGTAAGGGAATAATTGTTGTAAGTAGATGGATAGAGATGGGAGAAGGCAATCCATCATCGGGGTGGTTTAATCTTGAGCAAACTTAGATGATGTACTTCGAATTACTTGGTATTTTGATTTTCGAGTCTTGTTATCTTGTTCCAAACTAGATTTCAAACAAAACTAGCATTTTTTGTCCTACTTCTATTAACCAGGACTTCGGAACTAAAACGTCCAAAGGAAGGAGAATGGGGGCAAATAAATGCCAACTTACCTACCTTTAGTGTTCTTAATATATTGTTCACTTTGATACCAATTTTGGACTGGTTGGTGCTATGTGCAGGTTTGAGCGGGAACGGACATGTCCATTGTGTAGGGCGTTGGTTAAACCCGCAGATCTGAGGTCATTTGGTGATGGATCAACAAGTTTGTTTTTCCAGGTTTTCTAAGCCATTTACTTCAAAGCCCCTCAGAAGGCTTTGTAGTTTGAAGAGGTGAAGGGAAGCCAGCCAATTGCATTTGTTTACCCCTACACAAAATTGTACATCTAACTAAATACTGTGTAGCTGCTGCCAATTGAGGAAGCAAAAGACTGGGGCTTGTGAAGTTGGAAAGGCAAATTCAAAATCGacatttatacatattatagtCCTTTTTGTGCTACAGCAAAGAACGGTGGATGTTCGAGAGGAGTTTAACCCttctatgaaaattttatgaattgtGATTCTGGGGTGTAAATTTATTAGCAAAGCCAGTTTGCTGTGTTGtcgattttataatttagtccAAATGCATATAATGAGAATGTTTTGGACTCTAGTAATTGttatatacacatacacagTGTCAGACATGTCTTTTGGCTCTTCAGTCTGTgcttttgtttgatttgaaaattaagaaaggaAGTGAATATGATGAATTTTTAGAATTGGATATCTTTTTAACgttttttttctatgaaagCTAACTCGAATGAGATGCAAATTGATTAATGAATTTAGATTGAGTGAGAGACTAACATTGATATGGTGTTGATTAGGAAGAAACTCTTGTGCTTGATGGTAAAACCTACAACTAAAATGGACAACATGGTGTGTCTGAGtgggaagagaaaaagatgtgTTTAGCCCGTATGGTTAACTATAAAATTTGGATAGAAATTCTATATTACCCTGAAGTACCATTATCGTAGGGAACTTTCTATCAACCTTCCTTTTGTGGACGAAAATGTCTTTTCTAGCCACGAGTTTAATTAGAGTGGACATTTATGTCGACATAACGTTAGCAATGTGGGCAAATGTCTGCCATGAAGTGTGTCCatgcaaaaataatattggCAGAAGCTCTGGACACGTTTTCTTTAAGATTTGTCCATTTTTCTTTGCGTTGATGAAGACTGAAATTTGTGTAGTGTAAAGATCagataattttaatattttcaaagattatctaaataaaagacaaatatGATCTAAAACAGACTATTCAATGTTaagaaatgtagaaaaatttGACTGTTTTAtcccttttattttgttaggcTAAAATCTCGTTACCAATGTCTCAAATTGTATCGTATTTCAATCATTCAACTACGTCGTCTCTTGAATATGTTAGGTTTGAATCTAAGATTGAATAATCCTAGATGTTTTCAGAAATTAGTAATATTGAAGTAATCTAATATTAATCCtaatatttgaaactaaaaaatatacaaaaattggattggtttAACTCTTCTTTAAGTTAAAATCTCATTcaaaatacaatgtatttcAATAATTGGACTCTTTATGGATGGATTCCATTAGCTTCGAATGATACTACTAGTATTTTGAATTACACCAAATTAAATTGCATCATACATgaatatttacactttattCAATCGGTATACTATACACGAGTAGCAACCGTGGCAAAATGGGAATATCATACACGACCTTCACAACTTTACTATTATTACcaataatatttctaaattttattttgttatatcaaGGAAGCCCCTAACTTTAGGTTCTCTgtctctttaaaaaaattacttattttaaaaaaaaaagtttaaaaatataataaattggtAAAATCTTTACAcagtaaataataatttcgaaaataaaaaaagccCACAAGCCataatagaaaatacaaaaactatCTCAATCAACACGCGATTAATCTATCGTGCATATTCTTCATGTAGTTCTTTCTaataatggagaaaaaaactttaaatttaatcgaTCGCGTTGATCAtgctaaacgatcgtgttaataatgataaatgaCGATCGTGTTGTGTTCtcaaatatgagaaaaatgaagaagaatattgaaaCAACCATAAAAtagctttaaaaaatattgtcgAAAATGATGTATAATAAATCATTTGAAGAAATcacaaaaatggaagaaatataaatagtaGTACGATCAACTATCAGTCactttcattattaatttaaaatttagtttaaggATGCTAATTTGTTTTCCTTAATTTTGACTCAATACATCATTAACTTGATTTATGAATCAAATTTAGAtgtaaatttttcttaaaaagagcCCTACACACTCAAAGCATATCAATGAATGGGTTGTGGGatacaaccaaaaaaaagcaaaatgaatgaatattttattattttggaacATTTTTCACCTGGGCATTGCCATAATCTACAATTCTCACTTTGTTAATTTAGTACCCAAAAAAATATGgtcaataaatgaaaaaaagaatcaaatcaaacCACCAAACTCTGCCTTCTTTGCCCTCCCCTCCCACGCAATTCTTCTGTAATTTCACTCCCTCACACATCAAAGAacaaagaatataaataatgcaataaaaaataacaaattttcccCCCCTTTTCcacagttttctttttcagcttgaacagaaaaatcaaattcctTAGGAAGAAGAAGTACTAGAAGGCAATGGGTTTTTTTTAgtaccttcttcttcttcttcttcttcttcctcagaAAATGTAGTACTGGAAGTTGGGTGTTCATCACTGTCTTTGTCATGATGATCCTTATCTTGTTTAGATTGAataggaggaggaggaggaacaACAGGAAGAACTTCCATGGG
This is a stretch of genomic DNA from Cucumis sativus cultivar 9930 chromosome 4, Cucumber_9930_V3, whole genome shotgun sequence. It encodes these proteins:
- the LOC101205267 gene encoding RING finger and transmembrane domain-containing protein 2 isoform X2, encoding MEGSGSDPDSHRAASTSGSSRRFGMLAASNIIQAPLSALLEYSGLLRGRQSHQESEALISARLPSGFRDHLRSHIEESSGATNDGEVSIRIIGAGEPEHGRDGAGLVVGQARDVSGQNAVSLQSVSGLASVTLGSELSQGESANERGAREGIPESINAGADGDASEAAGGNSRDSSYQRYDIQQAARGIEQILPFSFLLLVVFIRQHLQGFFVTIWIAAFMYKSNDILRKQTALKGERKISVLVCISLAFTIHVIGVYWWYQNDDLLYPLIMCPPRAIPPFWHAIFIIMVNDTLVRQAVMVVKCVLLMYYKNSRGRNYRKQGQMLTLVEYLLLLYRALLPTPVWYRFFLNKEYGSLFSSLLTGLYLTFKLTSVVEKVQSFFAALKALSRKEVHYGAYATSEQVSAAGDLCAICQEKMHAPILLRCKHIFCEDCVSEWFERERTCPLCRALVKPADLRSFGDGSTSLFFQVF